A stretch of the Danio rerio strain Tuebingen ecotype United States chromosome 18, GRCz12tu, whole genome shotgun sequence genome encodes the following:
- the si:ch211-151h10.2 gene encoding uncharacterized protein LOC567699 codes for MPQLSVGHVWSCWQKSRAGQHVQVVDKQMISRGVEQTPTGQWRPMSLRWSNWPRWSHGLVPIAVVWMVIQEESPLHPSVSLTEAAARLLLAALLCAVAALCALALRFLLQHGQSLKLHLPYNGDIIVEKIAGNLQGSINAQDAGDLDSQLSVVADALAVSLLYEPLPDSSEPHIRALVTRLEAVSRALQRRVYNEEEKGKCVLQDRVHQIRSYLLDRVSSLRSLLQVQRECDANVCDVQRSLQKHWALLEDLHSRVTLRPDSTQDDHEPHAVLNDTERLFTELSQFKSRVQQCRTQLENSINLLQALRSSHQHLNEIVGTAIETTWSKDLLQTNSDLFSEIQEDFMSLEQQTSNFVIHLRGLNVPEEEKTIISEADQTQTASPPAVPVYIAVPEAAQPHSDPESDQESPEASQKRHSRMSPFHMLCGRKRRTSTPQL; via the exons ATGCCTCAGCTGAGTGTGGGACATGTGTGGAGCTGCTGGCAGAAGAGCAGAGCAGGACAGCATGTACAGGTGGTGGACAAACAGATGATCAGCCGAGGGGTGGAGCAGACCCCTACAGGGCAGTGGAGACCCATGAG CCTGCGCTGGAGTAACTGGCCGAGATGGAGTCATGGTCTGGTTCCGATCGCAGTGGTGTGGATGGTTATTCAGGAAGAGTCTCCTCTGCACCCCTCTGTCAGTCTGACTGAAGCTGCTGCTCGACTGCTTCTAGCTGCGCTGCTGTGTGCCGTCGCTGCTCTCTGTGCTTTAGCTTTACGCTTCCTGCTCCAGCATGGACAAAGCTTAAAGCTG CATCTGCCTTATAATGGTGATATTATCGTCGAAAAAATTGCTGGGAACCTGCAGGGCAG TATAAATGCACAGGATGCAGGTGATCTGGATTCACAGCTCAGTGTTGTTGCTGATGCATTAGCCGTGTCTCTCCTCTATGAGCCGCTGCCGGACTCCAGCGAGCCCCACATACGAGCACTCGTCACCAGACTGGAG GCAGTGTCTCGGGCACTCCAGAGGAGGGTTTATAATGAGGAAGAGAAGGGGAAATGTGTACTTCAAGATAGAGTTCATCAGATACGCTCTTACCTGCTGGACAG GGTGAGCTCTCTGCGCTCTCTGCTGCAGGTTCAGCGCGAGTGTGATGCAAATGTGTGTGATGTTCAGAGGTCTTTACAGAAGCACTGGGCTCTGCTTGAGGATTTACACAGCAGAGTCACTCTGAGGCCTGACAGCACACAGGATGATCACGAGCCGCACGCTGTCCTAAACGACACTGAG AGACTTTTTACAGAGCTCAGTCAGTTCAAAAGCAGAGTCCAACAGTGCCGGACACAGCTGGAAAACAGTATAAACCTTTTACAG GCCCTTCGCAGCAGTCATCAGCATCTGAATGAGATTGTGGGCACCGCTATTGAAACTACATGGAGCAAAGACTTATTACAGACAAACTCTGATCTG TTTTCAGAGATCCAGGAGGATTTCATGTCTTTGGAGCAGCAGACGTCAAATTTTGTGATCCACTTGAGGGGCCTAAATGTTCCTGAGGAGGAAAAGACAATAATAAGCGAAGCTGATCAGACACAAACAGCATCTCCTCCTGCTGTCCCAGTGTACATCGCTGTTCCGGAAGCAGCGCAGCCTCATTCAGACCCAGAAAGTGATCAGGAGTCTCCAGAAGCCTCTCAGAAACGCCACTCCAGAATGTCTCCTTTCCACATGCTCTGTGGGAGGAAGAGGAGGACGTCAACACCGCAGCTGTGA